From Mucilaginibacter rubeus, a single genomic window includes:
- a CDS encoding family 78 glycoside hydrolase catalytic domain: protein MKKSICLLFLLLPFGVFAQSLKVLNLQCEYKTNPLGIESLKPKLSWQMQSDARNIMQTAYRVLVADDAAKLANNNADVWDSGKVSSSASLQVSYNGKPMQAAKTYYWKVMIWDNHGKASAWSNITNWQMGLLTKADWHNAEWIAYDKLPDSSAIVPFYHGKGPKKLGAANDVLPLMRKGFNVNGKLKKATLYLCGLGHFELSLNGKKVGDHFLDPGWTKYDKQALYVPFDITDQLVSGKNTIGVTLGNGFYYIPRDRRYRKLTGAFGYPKMICRLMLEYDKSRVDNVVSDGSWKTTPSPVTFSSIYGGEDYNANLEQPGWDTNNFDDSKWRGVVKVDGIPELNAQMAEPLKIMQELKPQSKKQLANGAWIYDLGQNFSGIPQISVQGKKGDTVRIIPAELVNEDGSANQKASGSPHYYSYVLKGNGIETWHPLFTYYGFRYLQVQGAVPQGETNTSQQPIIVDVKGLHTRNSAVTVGNFACSNELFNKTFKLIDWAMKSNMASVFTDCPHREKLGWLEEAHLVGSSLHYNYDIVGLARKCINDMRISQTEDGLIPEISPEYVKFDEPFRDSPEWGSNAVILPWYVFQWYGDKEVLTQNYDMIKRYLAYLDKKSKNHLLYQGLGDWYDLGPNPPGVSQLTPQGITATSLYYYDLDIAAKIATLLGKNDDAVSYKKVAAEVKQAYNKTFFNAETKQYGTGSQAANAMSIYAGLVESQYKKAVVNNIVKDIRGRGNALTAGDIGYRYLLRVLDDEGLSDVIYDMNSRADVPGYGYQLAHGATALTESWAALPSVSNNHFMLGHLMEWFYSGLAGIRPTDDAIAFNKIEIRPEAVGNVTWAKANYQSPYGNISSSWAKGKGQFKLEVSIPANTTASIFMPVKNNAAIMVDGQNIKTRHDIKFIGYHDGKAEIKAGSGNYTFIAK from the coding sequence ATGAAGAAAAGTATCTGCCTATTGTTTTTGTTACTGCCCTTCGGCGTTTTTGCTCAAAGCCTGAAGGTGTTAAACCTGCAATGCGAGTATAAAACAAACCCGCTGGGCATCGAATCGCTTAAGCCAAAGTTGAGTTGGCAAATGCAAAGCGATGCCCGCAATATAATGCAAACCGCTTACCGGGTTTTGGTGGCCGATGACGCTGCTAAGCTGGCAAACAATAATGCGGATGTATGGGATTCGGGCAAGGTTTCATCCAGCGCATCTTTACAGGTTTCCTATAATGGCAAGCCTATGCAGGCCGCAAAAACTTATTACTGGAAGGTGATGATTTGGGATAATCATGGCAAAGCATCGGCCTGGAGCAATATTACCAATTGGCAAATGGGCCTGCTCACAAAAGCCGACTGGCACAATGCCGAGTGGATTGCTTACGATAAACTGCCTGATTCATCGGCCATTGTTCCCTTTTATCATGGTAAAGGTCCCAAAAAGTTGGGTGCTGCCAATGATGTTTTGCCTTTAATGCGTAAGGGTTTTAATGTTAATGGCAAGCTAAAAAAAGCCACGCTTTATTTATGCGGATTGGGGCATTTTGAGCTGAGTCTGAATGGTAAAAAAGTAGGAGATCATTTCCTTGATCCAGGTTGGACAAAGTATGATAAACAGGCCTTGTATGTGCCTTTTGATATCACTGATCAGCTTGTTTCTGGTAAAAATACCATTGGCGTAACGCTGGGCAACGGGTTCTACTATATCCCGCGCGATAGGCGTTACCGAAAGCTCACCGGTGCTTTCGGATATCCCAAAATGATTTGCCGTTTGATGTTAGAATATGACAAGAGTAGGGTAGATAATGTGGTTAGTGATGGCTCATGGAAAACAACTCCTTCGCCGGTTACTTTCAGCAGTATTTACGGCGGAGAGGATTATAACGCCAATCTTGAACAACCGGGTTGGGATACCAACAACTTTGATGATTCAAAATGGCGCGGCGTGGTTAAGGTAGATGGCATACCTGAGCTAAACGCGCAAATGGCCGAGCCTTTGAAAATTATGCAGGAGCTGAAACCGCAAAGTAAAAAGCAACTCGCTAATGGCGCATGGATCTATGATCTTGGTCAAAACTTTTCAGGCATCCCACAGATCAGCGTTCAGGGCAAAAAAGGAGATACCGTACGCATTATCCCTGCCGAACTGGTTAACGAGGATGGTAGCGCCAACCAGAAAGCATCCGGCAGTCCGCATTATTATAGCTACGTATTGAAGGGTAACGGCATTGAAACCTGGCATCCTCTGTTTACTTACTACGGTTTCAGGTATTTGCAGGTGCAGGGCGCGGTTCCCCAGGGTGAAACCAACACATCGCAGCAACCCATAATTGTTGATGTTAAAGGACTGCACACCCGTAACTCAGCAGTAACAGTCGGGAATTTCGCCTGCTCAAACGAGCTGTTTAACAAAACTTTTAAATTGATTGACTGGGCCATGAAAAGCAATATGGCCAGCGTATTTACCGATTGCCCTCACCGCGAAAAACTGGGCTGGCTGGAAGAAGCGCACTTGGTTGGCAGTTCGCTGCATTACAATTACGATATAGTTGGGTTGGCACGTAAGTGTATCAACGATATGCGTATTTCCCAAACCGAGGATGGGCTGATTCCCGAGATTTCGCCCGAATATGTAAAGTTTGACGAGCCATTCCGCGATTCGCCCGAGTGGGGGAGTAATGCGGTGATCCTGCCCTGGTACGTGTTCCAATGGTATGGCGATAAGGAAGTGCTTACGCAAAATTATGATATGATTAAACGGTACCTGGCCTATCTCGACAAAAAATCAAAAAATCATTTATTGTACCAGGGCCTGGGCGATTGGTATGATCTGGGCCCAAACCCTCCTGGTGTTTCGCAATTAACACCTCAGGGCATTACGGCAACCTCGCTTTATTATTACGATCTGGATATAGCCGCCAAAATAGCTACCCTGCTTGGCAAAAACGATGATGCCGTATCATATAAAAAGGTGGCTGCTGAAGTAAAGCAGGCTTATAATAAAACATTTTTTAACGCTGAAACAAAGCAATATGGCACCGGCAGTCAGGCAGCCAACGCCATGTCGATTTATGCCGGTTTGGTTGAGTCACAGTATAAAAAAGCTGTGGTGAACAATATCGTAAAAGATATCCGTGGCCGTGGCAATGCTCTTACCGCAGGCGATATAGGTTATCGTTACTTGTTGCGTGTGCTGGATGATGAAGGCCTTTCGGATGTAATATATGATATGAACAGTCGTGCCGATGTGCCGGGTTATGGTTATCAGTTGGCTCATGGCGCTACAGCCTTAACGGAATCATGGGCGGCGCTGCCTTCAGTGTCCAATAACCACTTTATGTTGGGGCACCTGATGGAATGGTTTTACAGCGGCCTTGCAGGAATCCGGCCAACTGATGATGCCATCGCGTTTAATAAAATAGAGATCAGGCCGGAAGCGG
- a CDS encoding glycosyl hydrolase family 95 catalytic domain-containing protein, producing the protein MNSRKSFYIAMLMFGVVQAFAQQPLKLWYKQPAQKWTDALPIGNGRIGGMIYGGVTEDHIQYNEQSLWTGGPRDYNRKGAVKYLEPIRKLLADGKQAEAEAMAQQHFMGTKSDEATYAADSAKWFKMIGSYHLPQDELFHDDNLKTINLPTEQGWEVSPGFEGVDGAVWFIKHFNVPADWKGKNLVISLGRIRDIDRTWLNGDYIGTTSGNAYRKYIIPANKIHIGENRLAVQVINFYDKGGFTSNAKTLSVYPEGSENDAISLAGEWKYFIQDDKPPAYPRYNADYQPFADLYLQFPKQEVTDYKRDLDLTTATAHVSYKADGVIYTREYFSSAPDQVMAVHLIADKPGKISLKALLGSLHKNYVIRKIDDHTLGLSLKVKDGVLRGVSYLHVQAMGGKVVVTPKNISVTGANEATFYLTAATNFKNYHDVSGNPEAICKAQIAAITHKNYAAIRDAHIKDYQRYFNTFSIDLGKGENADLPTDERILKFGQSVDPSFISLYAQYGRYLLISSSRPGNGPANLQGLWNNLLTPPWGSKFTTNINLQMNYWPAEVLNLSACSQPFFSIVDDLSKTGHETAAEHYGAPGWVLHHNTDLWRGAAPVNASNHGIWVSGAAWLCHQLWEHYLYTGDKGFLQKRAYPEMKGAAEFFVHFLVKNPKTGYLISTPSNSPEHGGLVAGPTMDHQIIRDLLKNCLEAAKVLNIDKAFADTLKLKYSQIAPNKIGKYGQLQEWMEDKDDTTDTHRHVSHMWGVYPGTDITFKTPELLNAAEKSMKYRGDEGTGWSIAWKVNIWARMHQGDHAYLMLTKLLSPADVSSGKEKGGVYHNLFDAHPPFQIDGNFGGAAGLAEMLLQSQGDAIELLPALPTALPQGSIKGICARGGFVLDLEWQNGRLKNLQVLSKLGKTCRLAYAGRTISIETQTGKNYRFDADLKQL; encoded by the coding sequence ATGAATAGCAGGAAAAGTTTTTATATCGCTATGTTAATGTTTGGAGTTGTACAGGCTTTTGCCCAGCAACCCCTTAAGCTTTGGTATAAACAGCCCGCTCAAAAATGGACGGATGCCTTACCCATAGGTAATGGCCGCATTGGTGGCATGATTTATGGCGGCGTTACCGAAGACCATATCCAATATAACGAACAAAGCCTGTGGACAGGCGGCCCGCGCGACTATAACCGCAAAGGTGCCGTGAAATATTTGGAGCCCATCCGTAAGCTCCTTGCTGATGGTAAACAAGCCGAAGCAGAGGCCATGGCCCAACAACATTTTATGGGTACGAAGAGCGATGAAGCTACCTATGCTGCTGATTCTGCAAAGTGGTTTAAGATGATAGGTTCGTACCATTTGCCACAAGACGAGCTATTTCATGATGATAATCTTAAAACTATCAATTTGCCGACAGAACAGGGATGGGAAGTCTCGCCAGGGTTTGAAGGAGTTGATGGCGCGGTTTGGTTCATAAAACATTTTAATGTTCCGGCTGATTGGAAAGGGAAGAACCTGGTGATCAGTTTAGGCAGGATACGAGATATCGACCGCACCTGGCTTAATGGAGATTACATCGGCACAACTTCGGGTAACGCCTACCGGAAATACATTATCCCGGCAAATAAAATACATATCGGTGAGAATAGGCTTGCAGTACAGGTAATCAACTTTTATGATAAGGGTGGCTTTACGAGCAACGCTAAAACTTTATCAGTTTATCCCGAAGGAAGTGAAAATGATGCGATTAGCCTTGCCGGTGAATGGAAGTATTTTATACAGGATGATAAGCCACCTGCATATCCCCGCTACAATGCCGATTATCAGCCCTTCGCTGATTTGTACCTGCAATTTCCAAAGCAGGAGGTAACAGACTATAAACGCGATCTTGATCTTACCACCGCCACCGCGCACGTGAGTTATAAAGCAGATGGTGTTATTTATACCCGCGAGTACTTTAGCAGTGCGCCTGATCAGGTGATGGCTGTACATTTAATTGCCGATAAACCGGGCAAAATTAGCCTGAAAGCTTTGCTTGGCAGTCTGCACAAAAACTACGTTATCCGTAAAATTGATGATCATACGCTCGGCCTGTCTTTAAAAGTAAAAGATGGTGTTTTGCGTGGCGTAAGCTACTTGCATGTACAGGCCATGGGTGGTAAGGTTGTGGTAACCCCAAAGAATATATCAGTCACAGGAGCTAACGAAGCTACATTTTATCTCACAGCGGCAACCAATTTTAAAAACTATCATGATGTATCAGGTAATCCGGAGGCTATCTGCAAAGCTCAAATAGCGGCAATAACGCACAAGAATTATGCAGCTATCAGAGATGCTCACATTAAAGATTATCAAAGGTATTTCAATACATTTTCCATCGATTTAGGTAAGGGCGAAAACGCGGACCTGCCGACGGATGAACGGATCCTGAAATTTGGCCAGTCGGTCGATCCCTCATTTATCAGCCTTTATGCGCAATATGGCAGGTATTTGCTGATCTCATCATCAAGACCGGGCAACGGACCCGCAAATTTGCAGGGCTTGTGGAACAACCTGCTCACGCCGCCCTGGGGCAGCAAGTTTACTACTAATATTAACCTTCAAATGAATTACTGGCCTGCTGAGGTGCTTAACTTATCAGCTTGCAGTCAGCCGTTTTTTAGTATCGTTGATGACCTTTCAAAAACAGGTCATGAAACCGCGGCTGAACACTATGGCGCGCCAGGTTGGGTATTGCACCATAATACCGATTTATGGCGAGGGGCGGCACCTGTTAACGCTTCCAACCATGGTATCTGGGTTAGCGGGGCCGCGTGGCTTTGTCACCAGTTATGGGAGCACTATTTGTACACCGGCGATAAAGGTTTTCTGCAAAAAAGAGCATATCCCGAAATGAAAGGTGCCGCGGAGTTTTTCGTACACTTTTTGGTTAAAAATCCTAAAACAGGATACCTCATCAGCACGCCGTCTAACTCGCCGGAGCATGGTGGTTTGGTTGCCGGGCCAACAATGGATCATCAAATCATCCGTGATCTGTTAAAAAACTGCCTCGAAGCAGCTAAAGTGCTTAACATTGATAAGGCTTTTGCCGATACGCTCAAGTTAAAATACAGCCAGATAGCGCCCAATAAAATTGGCAAATACGGCCAGCTGCAGGAATGGATGGAAGATAAAGATGATACCACGGATACTCATCGCCACGTTTCGCATATGTGGGGCGTTTATCCCGGAACGGATATTACTTTTAAAACGCCGGAACTATTGAATGCCGCCGAAAAATCTATGAAATACCGTGGCGATGAAGGTACCGGCTGGAGCATTGCCTGGAAGGTAAATATCTGGGCGCGGATGCACCAGGGCGATCATGCTTATCTCATGTTAACCAAACTATTGTCGCCTGCCGATGTAAGCTCGGGTAAGGAGAAGGGCGGAGTTTACCATAACCTGTTCGACGCACACCCGCCATTTCAGATTGATGGAAATTTTGGCGGTGCGGCAGGTTTAGCCGAAATGCTTTTACAAAGTCAGGGCGATGCTATAGAATTGCTGCCAGCCTTACCAACTGCTTTACCACAAGGTAGTATCAAAGGTATTTGTGCCAGGGGTGGTTTCGTGTTGGATCTTGAATGGCAAAACGGGCGCTTGAAAAATCTGCAGGTACTTTCAAAATTGGGTAAAACCTGTCGCTTGGCTTATGCCGGAAGGACAATCAGCATTGAAACTCAAACAGGTAAAAACTATCGCTTTGATGCCGATCTGAAACAATTGTAA
- a CDS encoding malectin domain-containing carbohydrate-binding protein — MLLLLLFSNSYLFAQRKDVLLNTNWRSIADDNNPKANAGFEKAGFIDAQWQRVNVPHNWDTYGGYRRLKHGNRHGTAWYRKIFTLEKKQNDKRYFLWFEGVGSYATIWLNGKQVGYHAGGRTSFTIDVTDAIKAGKQNLLCVRADHPSFIKDLPWVCGACSDDPGFSEGSQPMGIFRPVHLMVTNAIRIEPFGVHIWNDTTVREKSATLNLETEVKNYNGKPSAITIINSMVDAGGKTIAQAKTNKILKAGEVNTVSQQFADVKNVQLWSLEKPYLYHVITEVWADGKLIDRMQTPYGIRWISWPIGRNNNDNRFYLNGKPVFINGIAEYEHLMGKSQAFEAQEIKARVMQVKAAGFNAFRDAHQPHNLAYQEYWDKLGILWWPQYSAHIWYDSPEFRANYKALLVDWVKERRNNPSVILWGLQNESKLPADFARECSDIIRKLDPTASSQRKITTCNGGEGTDWDVPQNWTGTYGGNPLTYGEDLKKQILVGEYGAWRSLGLHTEGPFDANGPLSEDRMTQLMETKARLAESVKDQVAGHFQWLLYSHENPGRTQGGEGQRELDRVGPVNYKGLFTPWGQPTDAFYMYRANYAPKDKEPMVYIVSHTWPNRWLAPGKKDSIIVYSNCDEVELFNDVNHASLGKRKRQGIGTHFQWDAVDIKYNVLYAVGYVNGKQVTHDEIMLNHLPLAPHLPKENPAILKPEAGYNYLYRLNCGGPDYTDIYGNTWMADKHQDNKEQPGSTSWTDDYPGMPAFFASQQRTFDRISNTADGGLFQTFRYGLDKLKFNFPVPDGDYRIELYFTEPWYGTGGGVDCSGWRLFDIAVNNKTMIRNLDIWKEAGYAEALKKSITAHVMGGMLTISFPNAAAGEAIISGIAISTLNKVTKPNQSGKGIIGQLQGNSKWAIKNWMDIGQKQYTDAGVSFNDLPPIFYGADWISTANSVQGQTGSFSLNADADVYVAMDKSASDRTDWVAGYENTGLFVKNDADGRHQLSVYRKRFRKADVVTLGENKGRFMYTVVVMPVTSLQPATDLRKTVSYKAETAEIRGEGLKADTLNGKKVIKFSSVAGGSVAFALTPGVADLYALRIKYYNLSNQTFTAKMQLLAADGTVMKEEELSFKPVAKNKSGTVTTNTGTSINAGNYKLVITGIKADGLAVSGIEMQ, encoded by the coding sequence TTGCTGCTTCTACTCCTTTTTTCCAATAGTTACCTTTTTGCACAGCGTAAAGATGTTTTATTAAATACCAACTGGAGAAGCATCGCCGATGATAACAATCCAAAAGCTAATGCCGGTTTTGAAAAAGCCGGTTTTATTGATGCCCAATGGCAAAGGGTAAACGTACCTCATAACTGGGACACTTACGGAGGCTATCGCCGCCTCAAACATGGCAACAGGCACGGCACCGCGTGGTACCGCAAAATATTCACGCTTGAGAAAAAACAAAACGATAAGCGGTATTTCCTGTGGTTTGAGGGGGTAGGCTCTTATGCTACTATTTGGCTCAACGGAAAGCAGGTTGGGTACCACGCCGGCGGACGTACGTCTTTTACTATTGATGTAACAGATGCTATCAAAGCAGGCAAACAAAACCTGTTATGCGTCCGGGCAGATCATCCTTCGTTTATTAAAGATCTGCCCTGGGTTTGCGGCGCCTGTTCAGATGATCCGGGGTTTTCGGAGGGTTCGCAGCCAATGGGGATTTTCAGACCGGTGCATTTGATGGTTACAAACGCTATCAGGATTGAACCCTTTGGCGTACATATCTGGAATGATACCACCGTTCGCGAAAAATCAGCTACACTTAACCTCGAAACTGAAGTTAAAAACTACAACGGTAAGCCATCTGCAATAACCATAATAAACAGCATGGTTGATGCCGGTGGTAAAACTATCGCGCAAGCAAAAACAAATAAAATATTAAAAGCCGGTGAAGTTAATACGGTAAGTCAACAGTTTGCCGATGTTAAAAATGTACAGCTTTGGTCGTTGGAGAAACCTTACCTGTACCATGTAATAACAGAGGTTTGGGCCGATGGAAAATTGATCGACAGGATGCAAACACCTTATGGTATCCGGTGGATTAGCTGGCCCATTGGCAGGAATAATAACGACAATCGTTTTTACCTCAATGGAAAGCCTGTTTTTATCAATGGCATTGCCGAGTATGAACACCTGATGGGAAAAAGCCAGGCTTTTGAAGCCCAGGAGATCAAAGCCCGGGTAATGCAGGTAAAGGCCGCCGGTTTTAATGCTTTCCGGGATGCGCATCAACCACATAATCTTGCCTATCAGGAGTATTGGGATAAGCTGGGGATTTTATGGTGGCCGCAGTATTCGGCGCATATCTGGTATGATTCGCCGGAGTTCAGGGCCAATTATAAAGCTTTATTGGTTGACTGGGTTAAGGAACGGCGTAACAACCCCTCGGTTATATTATGGGGCTTACAGAACGAAAGTAAGCTACCTGCTGACTTTGCCCGGGAATGCAGCGACATTATCCGCAAGCTTGATCCTACGGCTTCGTCGCAACGCAAAATAACAACCTGCAACGGCGGTGAAGGTACCGATTGGGACGTGCCTCAAAACTGGACAGGCACTTACGGCGGTAATCCGCTTACTTACGGCGAAGACCTAAAAAAACAAATATTAGTAGGTGAGTATGGGGCCTGGCGAAGCCTTGGTTTACATACCGAAGGGCCTTTTGATGCAAACGGCCCGCTAAGTGAAGACCGTATGACCCAGCTGATGGAAACTAAAGCCCGCCTGGCCGAGTCTGTAAAAGATCAGGTAGCGGGCCATTTTCAATGGCTGTTATACTCGCATGAAAACCCCGGAAGAACGCAAGGTGGCGAAGGTCAGCGCGAGCTGGACAGGGTTGGTCCTGTTAATTACAAGGGTCTGTTTACACCCTGGGGGCAGCCAACCGATGCTTTTTACATGTACAGGGCCAATTATGCGCCAAAAGATAAGGAGCCGATGGTTTACATTGTATCGCATACCTGGCCAAACCGCTGGTTGGCTCCCGGCAAAAAGGATAGCATAATTGTTTATTCCAACTGCGATGAGGTTGAGCTTTTTAATGATGTCAATCATGCGTCATTAGGCAAACGAAAACGGCAGGGTATCGGCACACATTTTCAGTGGGATGCTGTAGATATTAAATACAATGTGCTGTATGCTGTGGGATATGTTAATGGTAAGCAGGTAACGCACGATGAGATTATGCTGAACCACCTGCCGCTGGCACCTCATCTGCCCAAAGAGAATCCAGCTATCCTGAAACCGGAAGCCGGTTATAACTATTTGTACCGCCTCAATTGCGGCGGACCGGATTACACCGATATCTATGGCAATACCTGGATGGCCGATAAGCATCAGGATAATAAAGAACAGCCCGGCTCTACATCGTGGACGGATGATTACCCTGGTATGCCTGCATTTTTTGCCAGTCAGCAACGCACTTTTGACAGGATCAGCAATACTGCGGATGGGGGGTTGTTCCAGACTTTCAGGTATGGTTTGGATAAACTGAAATTCAATTTTCCGGTACCGGATGGCGATTACCGCATCGAACTATATTTTACCGAACCCTGGTATGGCACAGGTGGCGGGGTAGACTGCTCGGGCTGGCGTTTGTTTGATATAGCGGTGAATAATAAAACCATGATCCGCAATCTGGACATCTGGAAGGAAGCAGGCTATGCTGAGGCGCTTAAGAAAAGTATCACCGCGCACGTTATGGGCGGGATGCTAACCATATCTTTTCCAAATGCCGCGGCCGGCGAAGCTATCATATCAGGCATAGCTATCAGTACTTTAAATAAGGTTACAAAGCCAAACCAGTCGGGCAAAGGGATAATCGGCCAATTACAAGGCAATAGTAAGTGGGCGATAAAAAACTGGATGGACATCGGCCAAAAACAATACACCGATGCCGGGGTAAGCTTTAATGATCTGCCGCCGATATTTTACGGTGCAGATTGGATAAGTACAGCAAATTCGGTTCAAGGGCAAACAGGCTCGTTTAGTTTGAATGCTGATGCTGACGTATATGTTGCCATGGACAAGTCAGCATCGGACAGGACAGATTGGGTTGCCGGTTATGAAAATACCGGTTTATTTGTAAAAAATGATGCCGATGGGCGGCATCAACTGTCTGTTTACAGGAAGCGTTTCAGAAAGGCTGATGTAGTTACGTTGGGCGAAAATAAAGGCAGGTTCATGTACACCGTGGTGGTGATGCCTGTTACTTCGTTGCAACCGGCTACTGATCTTCGTAAAACCGTAAGCTATAAGGCGGAGACGGCTGAAATAAGAGGCGAGGGCTTAAAAGCCGATACCCTGAACGGAAAGAAAGTAATTAAATTTAGCAGTGTGGCAGGTGGCAGTGTGGCATTCGCGTTAACACCGGGTGTTGCCGATCTGTATGCCTTACGCATAAAATATTATAACCTGAGCAATCAAACTTTTACGGCAAAAATGCAATTACTGGCCGCCGATGGTACGGTGATGAAGGAGGAAGAACTGAGTTTTAAACCGGTTGCCAAAAATAAATCGGGCACGGTTACAACTAATACGGGCACAAGTATCAACGCGGGTAATTATAAACTGGTAATCACAGGCATTAAGGCCGATGGTTTAGCTGTTTCGGGTATCGAAATGCAATAA